The Pirellulales bacterium genome segment CAGTTCCGCGGCCGACATGCAGGTGACGATGCCGAACTCGGTGGCCGCGAGCGATGCGATCCCCAGGTAGAAGTTCACTTCACGGCCAGCGACCAGAAAGTGTTCGACCTTGCCGACGTACTTGCGCACGCTGAGGCCGACGGCCATCGTGACCAAGAGGTACAGGCCGACGATCGAGCCGTCGATCCAGGAGAAATGCGTCATCCGAAGCGTCTCGACCGTCTTCCAGCGAATCCACCCCGTGCGAGGGCTCTATAGGCGACAGGGGCCCATACTATGCTGACTGGCCTGCGGCGCACAAGCACCGGTGAGCGTCCGCGCAACCGCATGCGACGGTCGAGGCGCGGCATGTTTCTCGCTTCGGACCTGGACTATGCGGACAAACCAGCCGCCGGTACGTCTTGCACCACGGCGTAATTGATCTGCCCGGCCAAACCGGCTTCGCGATGATGATGGATCGCCTGGTATTCAGGCGACATGGCCATCTCGAAGAGCGACTTCGCACGCGGATACTGCACCAGCGCCACGGCGTCCCAGTCGGCCTGGCCGATCAGGCAAAACCTCGCATCGCCCGAGAACAATATCTTGGCGCCGATCTTCGCGAGGATCGGCTCGACGCCCGCCGCGTACTTGGCATATTCGGCCGCCCCGCCGTCGGGTTTGAACTTGAGCAAATTCACCATCACGATCGGTTGATCGTCGGGCAGTTCCAAGAAGGCCTGCATCTGCTCAGGCGTTGGCAACAGGGCGTTCGTCGCGGGCGTCATGCTCATGCGAGATTCTCCAGCGCGGGTTC includes the following:
- a CDS encoding DUF1330 domain-containing protein is translated as MSMTPATNALLPTPEQMQAFLELPDDQPIVMVNLLKFKPDGGAAEYAKYAAGVEPILAKIGAKILFSGDARFCLIGQADWDAVALVQYPRAKSLFEMAMSPEYQAIHHHREAGLAGQINYAVVQDVPAAGLSA